From the genome of Streptomyces xanthophaeus:
CCCGGTGCCGCCGGGGCATCACGCACGGGACGGGAGTCCCCGGGGGGCCGCCGTGTGGCTACGGCCCCCCGAGCAGGGGTGCGAGGCACTTCTGCCTGCCCTGTCCGGTCCCGGACAGGGCGCCGGTCCCGGGCGGGTGAGCGCCGGGCCCGATCTCGTGCGCCTGGTCTCCGCGGCGGCGACGGAATGCCACCGTGCGCGGCTCCGGCGCCGTACGCCCCTGCGGAGCGCCGTGGCCGGGCGTCCCTCGCGGGCCGGCCGGGTCAGTCCCTGACGGGTCAGCCCCGGTTCTCGTAGGCGTCGCGGATGTCCTGCGGAACGCGACCGCGGTCGTTGACGCTCATGCCCTGGGACTTCGCCCAGGCGCGGATCTCTGCGGTGTCCGGGTTGCCGGACGCCGCGGCCGTACGGCCCTTGGCGCGACCGGTGGACGCACGGCCACCGGTACGGCGGCCGCCCTTGGTGTACGGGTCGAGCAGACCGCGGAGCTTTTCAGCGTTGGCGGTGGTGAGGTCGATCTCGTAGGTCTTGCCATCCAGAGCGAACGTCACCGTCTCGTCCGCCTCGCCACCGTCGAGGTCGTCGACAAGAAGGACCTGAACCTTCTGTGCCACCGGGATTTCCTTTCATCGAAAAGCAGTACGCGGAAAGGAAACCGCTTTTGCCTGGAAAACACAAACCCCCGGGGAGAGGTTCGAGACCGCAACAGGGCGGGAAACGTGCGCGATTCGGACATAGGCCACAGGTACGCGGAGCGCCGGAAAAGCTGAGGCCATCGATCAGAGGTGCAGAAGCATCCGACTGTTGCCCAAGGTGTTCGGCTTCACTCGTTCGAGACCGAGGAACTCGGCGACACCCTCGTCATAGGAACGCAGCAGCTCCATGTAGACATCGGTCTTGACCGGGGTCTCGCCGATCTCGACGAAGCCGTGCTTCGCGAAGAACTCGACTTCGAAGGTGAGGCAGAAAACCCGGCTCACCCCGAGGGTACGGGCGGTACGCAACAACTGCTCCAGCACCTGATGCCCGACTCCGGCGCCCTTCAAGCCCCGGTCGACGGCGAGAGTGCGCACTTCGGCAAGGTCTTCCCACATCACGTGGAGAGCGCCGCAGCCGACGACCTGGCCGTCGGACTCGCGTTCCGCGACCCAGAACTCCTGGATGTCCTCGTAAAGGACGACCGGAGCTTTGTCGAGCAGGATCCGCTGCTGCACGTACTGGTCGAGGAGGCGGCGCAGCGCGGGAACATCACGCGTCCGGGCACGGCGGATCGTCACTGATTCTGCATGTGCAGTGGAAAACTCTCCCATGGCTGCGGACGTTATCGCCCCGGCTCCTGCGGGCGCTCGGCGGACTCCCCCTCGGCCACGGGAGGAGCGGGGGGTTCGTGGGCGGTGTCGGCGCCCGACTCGTCGTCGTACTGGACGACCCGCACGGCGTCGCGGAGGGCTTCCCGCTGTTCCGCGGACATCATGCCGAAGAAGGCCACGAGGGCGGCCGCGGGGTTGTCACTCGTCGACCACGCTTCGTTCATCAGTGCGGCCGAGTAGGCGGCGCGGGTGGAGACCGCCGTATATCGATAGGCGCGGCCTTCGGCTTCCCGGCGGACCCAGCCCTTCTGATGAAGATTGTCCATAACGGTCATGACCGTGGTGTACGCGATGGACCGTTCCTGCTGGAGGTCTTCCAGGACTTCTCGCACGGTGACCGGGCGGTTCCACTGCCACACCCGTGTCATGACGGCGTCTTCGAGTTCTCCCAAGGGGCGAGGCACAGCAGCACGATAGTGCGGCTTGTGCGGAATTGCCCGACTATTCGCTCGGCAACGCGCAAGAAAAACGGGCGCACGGCCGGAGAAGCCGTACGCCCTGAGGGTTACTTCTGCTGCTGGGTGGCCTCGGCCCGGGCGAGCACGGCGTCGACCGCCGCGTCCTCCTTGGCCTTGTTGGAACCGCCCTGGCTCTTCACGATCGTCATGACGAGAGCGATGAAGAACACGGCCATCACGAAGGGGGGCACGAGCGCGGAGACATAGTCCATGCCCCACAGCGTAGCTACCCGGCGGCCCGCCCGGCCGCCGGGGGCGGGCTGGGCTTGCGGCGCGGCGGGAACACCTCACCGGGGGTCGGAATCGGCCGCTCCGGGCTCGGCGGCTCCTTGGGCTGCGGCGCCGGGCGGGCCGGCGGCTCGTCCTTCTCCTTGCCGCCGGCCAGGGCCAGCAGCCGGGTCCGCGGCGCAGGGGCGGTCGACAGGCGCCGCCGTACGGAGCGCTCCGCGACCGTCCGGACCCGTTCCAGCAGCGCGGCGGCGACCGGATTGGCGCGGAGCGCGCGCAGGGCGGCGAGGTCGTCGGGCTCCGGTTCGTACCCGGCGGCCAGGGCGTCCTGCAGCAGCTCCAGGTAGCCGGAGAGACTGCCGGGCAGGGCGCCGCGGTAGCGGGCGAGGTCCGCGAGGAGGAACGCTCTGAGCCGGCCCGCCTCCTGGACCGCTTCGTCCACCGACCGCGCGAGGCGCAGGCAGTCCTGGACCTCCTCGGCCGCCAGGGGGGCCGAGGAGGACTGAAGGGCGTGGGCGAGGAGGCGCCTGAGCAGGTGCAGCTCAGCGGCGCTGAACGCCATGCCGCCGCGGGATCCGTAGGGCGTGGGCATGGGCCGAAGATACGCGCTAATCGGACAAAATCCCCTGATCGCGGGTGCGGCGCGCTCGGCGGGTCCCTCAGCCGGTCTCTTTGACCGCGCGCAGGAAGTCGGCCCAGGCGGCCTGGGTGGTGGCGAGCACGAGGTGGGCGGGGTCGGCACGGTCGGCGACCTTGACGAGGGCTCCGGGGGCCGTGGCGACGTAGACGCAGGCGTCGCCCTCACTGCAGAACGAGGACTTACGCCACGCGGGCTGAGTGGTCATGGTGTCTCCTCCGGGCGCGGTGGCCGGTAATTGCCGTCAATGACGGTAACGCCGTGGCCGGGCTGCGCCGGCGGCTTTCGGGAATTCGGCGTTTCGCCCTTGCCTTCCGGGGCGGGGCGGGTACCGCTGAGCTGGGTCTCTCCCCGCCCCGCCCTTTCGCCGTTTCCCGGGGCTCCGCCCCCGCACCCCGCGCCTCGAACGCCGGCGGGGCTGGATTCCGCAGGCCTGGCAGGCCTAGATGCGGGCCACGAAGGCCGAGACCGCTTCGTGGACGTCGGACTCCGTCCAGGACAGGCCCGGCTCGGTGATTTCCAGTTCCGTCACCGCCAGGCCCGGCGGGCCGTCGGCGGACCAGCGGCGGAAGAGGACCGTGCCCGTCTCCTCGGCCTGGCGCAGGCCCGCCTGCGTCAGCCGGTCCGGCTCGTACGGGAGCCACACCTGGAACTGGTGGGTGTGCGGCTCCTCCGGGTGGATCCGGGCCCAGGGGACCCCCGAATCCGCGAACGCCGCGCGCAGCGCCCGGGCCACCAGCCGCGCCTGGGCCACGTACGACGGCAGCCGGGGCAGTTCCCGTTCCAGTCCGGCCAGCGCGGAGAGGGCCTGCGGGAACTGCCGGAAGATCTGGCCGCCGTAGCGGTGCCGCCAGACCCGGGTCTCCTCGACGAATTCCCGCGGCCCCGCCAGGGCCGCCCCGCTGAGGCCGCCGAGCGACTTGTAGAACGAGACGTACACCGAGTCCGCGAGGCCCGCGATCTCCGGCAGGGTGCGGCCGAAGTGGACGGTGGACTCCCACAGCCGGGCCCCGTCGAAGTGGACGACCGCGTCCCGCGCCCGGGCCGCCTCGGTGAGCGCCTCCAGCTCCTCCCAGGTGGGGAGCAGGAAGCCCGCGTCCCGCAGGGGCAGCTCCACCATCAGCGTGCCGAAGGGTTCCCGGAGCGACTCGACGTCCGCGGCCGACGGCGGGCGTGCCTCCGTCGTCGGGTGCGCCACCCGCAGCCCGGAGACGGCCGACAGGGCGTCGCCCTCCCACCGCTCCGGATGGCTCATCGGGTGCAGCGCCACCACCGGGTTCCCGGTCCGGCCCGCCCAGCACCGCAGTGCGATCTGCTGAGCCATCGTGCCGCTGGGGAAGAACGCCGCGTCCTCGGTCCCGAGCAGCTCGGCGACCTTGCGCTCCAGTGCGCCGACGACCCCGTCGCCGTAGACGTCGGCCGGCCCGTCCATGTCGTACGGGGCTTCGGCGAGCGAGCCGAGCAGCTCCCCCACGGTGGGCTCCAGCAGGCTGCGCGACAGCTTCCGCTCCGCCCCGCGCCAGGCCGCGACCAGCCGCTTCGTACGTTCAATGTCCTCGCTGTCATCACTCATGGGCAAAGATCCTCGCTCCCGTCGCCGCCGACCGGCCAACTGCCCCAGGAGCTAGCATGGCGGCGTATCGTCCGGTACCCCCCGCGGACTGGAACGGAAGGGCCCTCCCCGCGTGAATCCATCACAGCAGCCACGCCCTGCCCGGCTCGCCGTCGGCGTCGTCGGAGCCGGCCGCGTCGGTCCCGCGCTGGCGTGTGCGCTCCAGCAGGCCGGGCACCGGCCCGTAGCCGTCTCCGGAGTCTCCGACTCGTCCGTGCGCCGGGCGGCGCGGATGCTGCCCGATGTGCCGCTCGTACCGCCCGCGCAGGTGCTGGAGCTGGCCGACCTGGTGCTCCTGACCGTCCCCGACGACGCGCTGCCGTCCCTCGTGGAGGGCCTCGCCGAGACCGGCGCGGTCCGGCCCGGACAGCTCCTGGTGCACACCTCCGGCCGGTACGGGACCTCCGTGCTGGACCCCGCGCGCCGCGCGGGCGCCCTGCCGCTGGCCCTGCACCCGGCGATGACCTTCACCGGGACCGAGGTCGACGTGCAGCGGCTCGCCGGCTGCTCCTTCGGGGTCACCGCCCCCGAGGAGCTGCGCCTGGCCGCCGAGGCCCTGGTCATCGAGATGGGCGGGGAGCCCGAGTGGATCGCGGAGGAGAACCGTCCGCTCTACCACGCGGCCCTGGCCCTCGGCGCGAACCACCTGGTCACGCTGGTCGCCCAGTCGATGGAGCTGCTGGCCAAGGCCGGGGTGGAGCACCCCGACCGGATGCTCGGCCCGCTGCTCGGCGCGGCCCTCGACAACGCCCTGCGCTCCGGCGACGCCGCCCTGACCGGGCCGGTGGCCCGCGGGGACGCCGGTACGGTCGCCGCGCACGTCTCGGAGCTGCGCAGGCACGCGCCCGGCGCCGTCGCCGGATACCTGGCGATGGCCCGCACGACCGCCGACCGGGCCCTCGCGCACGGTCTGCTCAAGCCCGAACTCGCCGAGGACCTGCTCGGTGTGCTCGCCGACACGGAATCCGACGGGGGCGACCGGTGACCGATCTGCTGCTGCACACCGCGGAGGAGCTGCACAAGCTGTCGCGCACCGGCCGCCGGGCCGTGGTGATGACCATGGGCGCCCTCCACGAGGGCCACGCCACCTTGATCCGCACGGCCCGCGAACAGGCCGGGCCCGAGGGGCAGGTCGTCGTCACCGTCTTCGTCAACCCCCTGCAGTTCGGGGCCGGCGAGGACCTCGACCGCTATCCCCGCACCCTCGACGCCGATCTGCGGATCGCCGAAGAGGCGGGCGCCGACGCGGTGTTCGCCCCGGCCGTCGACGAGGTCTACCCGGGCGGCGACCCGCAGGTGCGGATCAGCGCCGGCCCGATGGGCGAGCGTCTCGAAGGGGCCACCCGCCCCGGGCACTTCGACGGAATGCTCACCGTCGTCGCCAAACTGCTCCACCTCACCCGCCCCGACCTGGCCCTCTTCGGCCAGAAGGACGCGCAGCAACTGGCCCTGATCCGGCGGATGGTGACCGACCTGAACTTCCCCGTCGAGGTGGTCGGCGTACCGACCGTCCGCGAGGAGGACGGGCTGGCGCTGTCGTCCCGCAACCGCTACCTCTCCACGGCGGAGCGGCACACCGCCCTGGCCCTGTCCCGTGCCCTGTTCGCCGGCCGGGACCGGCTCGCCGCGCAGGCGGCGCTGCGCGCCCGCGCCGAGGCCTCCCCGGCCAGCGACGAGCGGGCCACCGCCCTGGCCCGCCTCGGCGAGATCCGCGCCTCCGCCGACGCGCACGCCGTCTCGGCGGCCGGCGCCGGACTGCCGGACGCCGTACGGGCCGCCGCGCGGCACGTCCTGGAGGAGGCGGGCCGCCACGAGCCGCCGCTCGTGCTGGACTACCTGGCGCTGGTGGACCCGCTGGACTTCACCGAGACCGGTCAGGACTTCACCGGGCAGGCCGTGCTGGCCGTCGCCGCGAAGGTGGGCTCGACCCGGCTGATCGACAACATCCCATTGGAATTCGGAGCACACTCGTGAGCACCCCAGGCAGAGGCATCCCGTCGGGCGGGGCAGGCGCAGGCACCGGCATACGGCTGCACGCCCCGGCCCCCGGCTGGTCCCTCGACGCCGATGTCGTGGTCGTCGGTTCCGGCGTGGCGGGCCTGACCGCAGCGCTGCGCTGCGCCGCCGGGGGCCGCCGTACCGTCGTGGTCACCAAGGCCCGGCTCGACGACGGCTCCACCCGCTGGGCCCAGGGCGGCATCGCCGCAGCCCTCGGCGAGGGCGACACCCCCGAGCAGCACCTCGACGACACCCTGGTCGCCGGTGCGGGCCTGTGCGACGAGGAGGCCGTCCGGCTGCTCGTCACCGAGGGCCCCGACGCGGTACGGCGGCTGATGGCCACCGGCGCGGTCTTCGACACCTCCACGGAGACCGGCGAGATAGAACTGACCCGCGAGGGCGGGCACCACCGCCGCCGGATCGCGCACGCGGGCGGCGACGCCACCGGCGCCGAGATCTCGCGGGCGCTCGTCGAGGCCGTCCATGCCGCCGGCATCGAGACCGTGGAGAACGCCCTCGTCCTGGACCTGCTGCAGGACGCGCAGGGCCGGACGGCCGGTGTGACCCTGCACGTCATGGGCGAGGGCCAGCACGACGGGGTCGGCGCCGTGCACGCGCCCGCCGTGATCCTCGCGACCGGCGGCATGGGCCAGGTCTTCTCCGCGACGACCAACCCGTCGGTGTCCACCGGTGACGGCGTGGCGCTCGCGCTGCGGGCCGGCGCCGAGGTCTCCGACCTCGAATTCGTGCAGTTCCACCCGACGGTGCTCTTCCTCGGCCCGGACGCCGAGGGTCAGCAGCCGCTGGTGTCGGAGGCGGTCCGGGGCGAGGGCGCGTACCTCGTCGACGCGGACGGCGTGCGCTTCATGCAGGGCCAGCACGAGCTCGCGGAGCTCGCGCCGCGCGACATCGTCGCCAAGGGCATCATGCGCCGCATGCAGGAGCAGGGCGCGCAGCACATGTACCTCGACGCCCGGCACTTCGGTGCGCGGATGTGGGAGCAGCGTTTCCCGACCATCCTGGCCGCCTGCCGCTCCCACGGCATCGACCCGGTGACCGAGCCCATCCCGGTGGCGCCCGCCGCGCACTACGCGTCCGGCGGCGTCCGCACCGACCTGCACGGGCGGACCACCGTCCCGGGCCTGTACGCCTGCGGCGAGGTCGCCTGCACCGGTGTGCACGGCGCGAACCGGCTGGCCTCCAATTCCCTGCTGGAGGGTCTGGTCTTCGCCGAGCGGATCGCCGAGGACATCGTCGCCGAGCGGCCGGCCGGCAGCGGCCCGGGCATACCGGTCCCGGCGACCGGCCCGCTGCAGCCCGGCGGGGCCCGGTTCGAGGTCCAGCGGATCATGACGGAGGGCGCGGGCGTGCTCCGCTCGGCCGAGTCGCTGAGCGCGGCCGCCGAGGCTCTCGAAGGGCTGTACGCCACCGCCCTGAACGATCTCGAAGCGCACGGCAAGACCGCCGAGCCGGGCGTGGACACCTGGGAGGCCACGAACCTGCTGTGCGTGGCACGGGTTCTGGTCGCCGCGGCGCAGCGGCGCGTGGAGACCCGCGGCTGCCACTGGCGCGAGGACCACCCCGAGCGGGACGATGCGCACTGGCGCCGCCATCTCGTCGTCCGGCTCTCGGCGACCGAGAAGCGCGCCCTGGTCGTCGTACCCACCGACTCCGCGGACTTCCCGTCCGTGCACCCCCTGAGCACCCCGAGCCTGGAGCAGTGACCGTGAGCACCCCCGAACTTCCCCTGATCGACCAGAACGACGGCGGCTGCGGCGACGACTGCGCCTGCGGTGACGGCGAGGAGAGCGGCCTGGACCCGGCGCTCGCCCAGCTGTTGGCCGACGCCGGCCTGGACCCGATCGAGGTCGAGGACATCGCGCACATGGCGCTGTCCGAGGACCTGGACGGCGGCGTGGACGTGACGACCGTCGCGACCGTGCCGGAGGAGGCCGAGGCCGTCGCCGACTTCGTCGCGCGCGAGGACGGTGTCGTGGCCGGTCTGCGGATCGCCGAGGCCGTGTTCTCCGTGGTCTGCACGGAGGCCTTCGAGGTGGAGCGGCACGCGGAGGACGGCGACACCGTCGAGGCCGGGCAGCTGCTGCTGTCCGTGCGCTCGCGCACCCGTGACCTGCTGACGGCGGAGCGCAGCGCGCTGAACATCATGTGCCGGCTGTCGGGCATCGCGACGGCCACCCGCCGCTGGGCCGACGTGCTGGAGGGCACCTCGGCGAAGGTCCGCGACACCCGCAAGACCACGCCGGGCCTGCGCTCGCTGGAGAAGTACGCGGTGCGCTGCGGCGGCGGCGTCAACCACCGGATGTCGCTGTCGGACGCCGCGCTGGTCAAGGACAACCACGTGGTGGCGGCGGGCGGTGTCGCGCAGGCGTTCAAGGCCGTGCGCGAGGCCTTCCCGGAGGTCCCGATCGAGGTCGAGGTCGACACGCTGGAGCAGATCGGGGAGGTCCTGGAGGCCGGCGCCGACCTGATCCTGCTGGACAACTTCACGGTGGAGCAGACCGCGCAGGCCGTGGCTCTGGTGGCCGGCCGCGCGGTGCTGGAGTCCTCGGGCCGCCTCACCCTGGACACGGCCCGCGCGTACGCGGAGACCGGCGTGGACTACCTGGCGGTCGGCGCGCTGACCCACTCCTCGCCGATCCTGGACATCGGGCTCGATCTGCGCGAGGCGGTGTAACCCGTGCTCCTCACCATCGACGTGGGCAACACCCACACGGTCCTGGGCCTGTTCGACGGTGACGAGATCGTCGAGCACTGGCGCATCTCGACCGACCCGCAGCGCACGGCCGACGAGA
Proteins encoded in this window:
- a CDS encoding histone-like nucleoid-structuring protein Lsr2 — its product is MAQKVQVLLVDDLDGGEADETVTFALDGKTYEIDLTTANAEKLRGLLDPYTKGGRRTGGRASTGRAKGRTAAASGNPDTAEIRAWAKSQGMSVNDRGRVPQDIRDAYENRG
- a CDS encoding amino-acid N-acetyltransferase, translating into MGEFSTAHAESVTIRRARTRDVPALRRLLDQYVQQRILLDKAPVVLYEDIQEFWVAERESDGQVVGCGALHVMWEDLAEVRTLAVDRGLKGAGVGHQVLEQLLRTARTLGVSRVFCLTFEVEFFAKHGFVEIGETPVKTDVYMELLRSYDEGVAEFLGLERVKPNTLGNSRMLLHL
- a CDS encoding Rossmann-like and DUF2520 domain-containing protein, with protein sequence MNPSQQPRPARLAVGVVGAGRVGPALACALQQAGHRPVAVSGVSDSSVRRAARMLPDVPLVPPAQVLELADLVLLTVPDDALPSLVEGLAETGAVRPGQLLVHTSGRYGTSVLDPARRAGALPLALHPAMTFTGTEVDVQRLAGCSFGVTAPEELRLAAEALVIEMGGEPEWIAEENRPLYHAALALGANHLVTLVAQSMELLAKAGVEHPDRMLGPLLGAALDNALRSGDAALTGPVARGDAGTVAAHVSELRRHAPGAVAGYLAMARTTADRALAHGLLKPELAEDLLGVLADTESDGGDR
- a CDS encoding threonine aldolase family protein, whose product is MSDDSEDIERTKRLVAAWRGAERKLSRSLLEPTVGELLGSLAEAPYDMDGPADVYGDGVVGALERKVAELLGTEDAAFFPSGTMAQQIALRCWAGRTGNPVVALHPMSHPERWEGDALSAVSGLRVAHPTTEARPPSAADVESLREPFGTLMVELPLRDAGFLLPTWEELEALTEAARARDAVVHFDGARLWESTVHFGRTLPEIAGLADSVYVSFYKSLGGLSGAALAGPREFVEETRVWRHRYGGQIFRQFPQALSALAGLERELPRLPSYVAQARLVARALRAAFADSGVPWARIHPEEPHTHQFQVWLPYEPDRLTQAGLRQAEETGTVLFRRWSADGPPGLAVTELEITEPGLSWTESDVHEAVSAFVARI
- a CDS encoding DUF397 domain-containing protein — translated: MTTQPAWRKSSFCSEGDACVYVATAPGALVKVADRADPAHLVLATTQAAWADFLRAVKETG
- a CDS encoding BlaI/MecI/CopY family transcriptional regulator encodes the protein MPRPLGELEDAVMTRVWQWNRPVTVREVLEDLQQERSIAYTTVMTVMDNLHQKGWVRREAEGRAYRYTAVSTRAAYSAALMNEAWSTSDNPAAALVAFFGMMSAEQREALRDAVRVVQYDDESGADTAHEPPAPPVAEGESAERPQEPGR
- the nadC gene encoding carboxylating nicotinate-nucleotide diphosphorylase produces the protein MSTPELPLIDQNDGGCGDDCACGDGEESGLDPALAQLLADAGLDPIEVEDIAHMALSEDLDGGVDVTTVATVPEEAEAVADFVAREDGVVAGLRIAEAVFSVVCTEAFEVERHAEDGDTVEAGQLLLSVRSRTRDLLTAERSALNIMCRLSGIATATRRWADVLEGTSAKVRDTRKTTPGLRSLEKYAVRCGGGVNHRMSLSDAALVKDNHVVAAGGVAQAFKAVREAFPEVPIEVEVDTLEQIGEVLEAGADLILLDNFTVEQTAQAVALVAGRAVLESSGRLTLDTARAYAETGVDYLAVGALTHSSPILDIGLDLREAV
- the panC gene encoding pantoate--beta-alanine ligase encodes the protein MTDLLLHTAEELHKLSRTGRRAVVMTMGALHEGHATLIRTAREQAGPEGQVVVTVFVNPLQFGAGEDLDRYPRTLDADLRIAEEAGADAVFAPAVDEVYPGGDPQVRISAGPMGERLEGATRPGHFDGMLTVVAKLLHLTRPDLALFGQKDAQQLALIRRMVTDLNFPVEVVGVPTVREEDGLALSSRNRYLSTAERHTALALSRALFAGRDRLAAQAALRARAEASPASDERATALARLGEIRASADAHAVSAAGAGLPDAVRAAARHVLEEAGRHEPPLVLDYLALVDPLDFTETGQDFTGQAVLAVAAKVGSTRLIDNIPLEFGAHS
- a CDS encoding L-aspartate oxidase, yielding MSTPGRGIPSGGAGAGTGIRLHAPAPGWSLDADVVVVGSGVAGLTAALRCAAGGRRTVVVTKARLDDGSTRWAQGGIAAALGEGDTPEQHLDDTLVAGAGLCDEEAVRLLVTEGPDAVRRLMATGAVFDTSTETGEIELTREGGHHRRRIAHAGGDATGAEISRALVEAVHAAGIETVENALVLDLLQDAQGRTAGVTLHVMGEGQHDGVGAVHAPAVILATGGMGQVFSATTNPSVSTGDGVALALRAGAEVSDLEFVQFHPTVLFLGPDAEGQQPLVSEAVRGEGAYLVDADGVRFMQGQHELAELAPRDIVAKGIMRRMQEQGAQHMYLDARHFGARMWEQRFPTILAACRSHGIDPVTEPIPVAPAAHYASGGVRTDLHGRTTVPGLYACGEVACTGVHGANRLASNSLLEGLVFAERIAEDIVAERPAGSGPGIPVPATGPLQPGGARFEVQRIMTEGAGVLRSAESLSAAAEALEGLYATALNDLEAHGKTAEPGVDTWEATNLLCVARVLVAAAQRRVETRGCHWREDHPERDDAHWRRHLVVRLSATEKRALVVVPTDSADFPSVHPLSTPSLEQ